The following proteins are co-located in the Castor canadensis chromosome 5, mCasCan1.hap1v2, whole genome shotgun sequence genome:
- the Rtp4 gene encoding receptor-transporting protein 4 — protein sequence MSYLDISTWEQTFQELMEQEKPWAKWSLKLDGTILPGHTAPGWKQYQQTAFGRFWCSLCHRSWSSAQVKILCHMYREPGKSQGQVLMRVFAQRCQKCSWSQFEKPEFSTESIKRILQNLIQYILWRYYGHDFRKMPMIREVPLNGPHDTNNCEACTLGSCTKGSLKQTAKPSTFPTKICCSSPQMDNVLFEEPVGNPDPFFWFIIICLVVFALIFSPNSIKP from the exons ATGTCGTATTTAGATATCAGCACATGGGAGCAGACCTTTCAAGAACTGATGGAGCAGGAGAAACCCTGGGCCAAATGGAGCCTGAAGTTGGATGGGACCATTCTGCCAGGCCACACTGCCCCAGGATGGAAGCAATACCAGCAGACGGCATTTGGCAG GTTCTGGTGTTCCCTGTGCCACCGAAGTTGGAGTTCTGCCCAAGTAAAAATCCTGTGCCACATGTACAGAGAGCCTGGCAAATCTCAGGGCCAGGTGCTTATGCGGGTTTTTGCTCAGAGGTGCCAGAAGTGTTCCTGGTCCCAATTTGAGAAACCTGAATTCTCCACAGAAAGTATCAAAAGGATTCTGCAAAACCTGATACAATATATTCTTTGGCGATACTATGGACATGACTTCAGGAAGATGCCAATGATCCGGGAGGTACCTTTGAATGGGCCCCATGATACAAACAATTGTGAGGCATGCACTCTGGGCTCCTGTACAAAAGGCTCACTAAAACAAACAGCAAAGCCTTCCACATTTCCCACAAAAATTTGCTGTTCCTCACCTCAAATGGACAATGTGCTTTTTGAAGAGCCTGTGGGTAATCCTGACCCATTTTTCTGGTTCATAATTATATGTTTGGTAGTATTTGCCCTTATTTTCAGCCCAAACAGCATTAAACCATAA